A single genomic interval of Halorubrum aethiopicum harbors:
- a CDS encoding RNA-guided pseudouridylation complex pseudouridine synthase subunit Cbf5 produces MTDDTDAGSTNADAASDDPLRAPPGERSVPELLRFGVVNVDKPAGPSSHQLSAWVRDAINDTLAVLDPDGPRIDGVAHAGTLDPKVTGCLPTLTGIATRMAQVFLEGGKEYVSVLELHGPAPADFREVAAEFEAEIYQKPPRKSAVTRRLRTRTVHDLDVLELEERRALLRIGCESGTYVRKLCHDLGLAAGVGAHMGHLRRTATDPFDDTDLHTLQDLVDALAWAEEGKEELLREVVRPAEDALVHLPAVTVAPSAARNVATGAPVYAPGVIDSDLDAADAADTANAADRGDREPPLVACFTPDGTAVCLGRFVGDPDAESGTVVALERVLL; encoded by the coding sequence ATGACCGACGATACCGACGCCGGATCCACCAACGCCGACGCCGCGAGCGACGACCCGCTCCGCGCCCCACCCGGCGAGCGCTCGGTCCCGGAGCTGCTCCGGTTCGGCGTCGTCAACGTCGACAAGCCCGCGGGACCCTCCTCCCACCAGCTCTCGGCGTGGGTCCGCGACGCGATCAACGACACGCTCGCGGTCCTCGACCCCGACGGCCCGCGGATCGACGGCGTCGCCCACGCGGGCACGCTCGACCCCAAGGTCACCGGCTGTCTCCCGACGCTCACCGGCATCGCGACCCGGATGGCGCAGGTGTTCCTCGAGGGCGGAAAGGAGTACGTCTCGGTGCTGGAGCTTCACGGTCCCGCGCCCGCGGACTTCCGGGAGGTCGCCGCGGAGTTCGAGGCGGAGATCTACCAGAAGCCGCCCCGGAAGAGCGCGGTCACCCGCCGGCTGCGGACCCGGACGGTCCACGACCTCGACGTGCTCGAACTCGAGGAGCGGCGCGCCCTGCTCCGGATCGGCTGCGAGTCGGGGACGTACGTCCGGAAGCTGTGTCACGACCTCGGGCTCGCCGCCGGCGTCGGCGCGCACATGGGTCACCTCCGCCGGACCGCCACGGATCCGTTCGACGACACGGACCTCCACACGCTCCAGGATCTCGTCGACGCGCTCGCGTGGGCCGAGGAAGGGAAAGAGGAGCTACTCCGCGAGGTGGTCCGCCCCGCCGAGGACGCGCTGGTTCACCTCCCCGCCGTGACGGTCGCGCCCTCCGCCGCACGCAACGTCGCCACCGGCGCGCCCGTCTACGCGCCCGGCGTGATCGACAGCGACCTGGACGCCGCCGATGCCGCGGACACAGCGAACGCGGCGGACCGAGGCGACCGGGAACCCCCGCTCGTCGCCTGTTTCACCCCGGACGGGACGGCGGTCTGTCTCGGCCGGTTCGTCGGCGATCCGGACGCCGAGTCGGGGACGGTCGTCGCGCTCGAACGCGTTCTTTTATAG
- the cmk gene encoding (d)CMP kinase — MLITVSGPPGSGKSTNAAGLAEALGLDHVSGGDIFREMAADRGMTPVEFNEHAEDDGDIDRDLDRRLREIATTREAVVLESRLAGWLAGDHADLRFWFDAPVAVRAERIADREDKPVSQAREETLRREASERKRYLEYYDVDIDDLSIYDAAYNTARWGPDRFLDALVATVEAYDPDDDEGKVPIEGVSYDF; from the coding sequence ATGTTGATCACCGTCTCCGGCCCGCCGGGAAGCGGGAAGAGCACGAACGCCGCGGGGCTCGCCGAGGCGCTCGGGCTCGACCACGTCTCCGGCGGCGACATCTTCCGGGAGATGGCCGCGGACCGCGGCATGACGCCCGTCGAGTTCAACGAGCACGCCGAGGACGACGGCGACATCGACCGCGACCTCGACCGCCGGCTCCGCGAGATCGCGACGACCCGCGAGGCGGTCGTCCTCGAGTCGCGGCTGGCCGGCTGGCTCGCCGGCGATCACGCCGACCTGCGGTTCTGGTTCGACGCCCCCGTCGCGGTCCGCGCCGAGCGGATCGCCGACCGGGAGGACAAGCCCGTCTCGCAGGCGCGCGAGGAGACGCTCCGCCGCGAGGCCTCGGAGCGGAAGCGGTACCTGGAGTACTACGACGTCGACATCGACGACCTGTCCATCTACGACGCCGCCTACAACACCGCCCGCTGGGGACCCGACCGGTTCCTCGACGCGCTCGTCGCCACGGTCGAGGCGTACGACCCCGACGACGACGAGGGGAAGGTCCCGATCGAGGGCGTCTCCTACGACTTCTGA